The following DNA comes from Acidimicrobiales bacterium.
GAGACGCCACTGGCCCCCGTCGCTCCGTACGTGGCCGCGGCCAACGCCCGCAAGAAGATTCCCTGGTGGGCCACCAGCGGACTACTGCTGCTCCCGATCTGGGCCATCTCGTATGTGGGCACCCTCGAGCGACCCCCTCAGGAGGCCACCGGAGTTCTAGCCGAGGGTTCACATGTCTACGAGGTCCGCTGCGCCAGTTGCCACGGTGCGACCGGCGCCGGCGGAAGCGGTTATGCCCTGGACAACGGCGAGGTGCTGGTGACCTTCCCGACCGCGGCGGCCCACATCGAATGGGTGGCCAAGGGTTCGGACGGCTTCGGACTCGGCAACACGTATGGCGACGCCACCCGTGGACGGATCGTCGAGGGCGGCATGCCCGGCTGGGCCGACGTGCTCACCACCGAGGAACTGATCGGTGTGGTGCTCCACGAGAGGGCCCGCATGTCGGGTTCGGCTGATGACGCGGCGCTGGCCGAGGCCATCGACCACGCCGTCGACAACGGTGATCTGGACCTACACGGCCACCTTGATCCGTCGACGGTGACTAGCGATGAAATCCAGGCCATCTTGGACTCCGTCGCCCACGAGGACGACGGCGGGCACTAGCCCCCCGGACCGGGCCCCGGGCCCAAACCCACCAACCGTCGAGAACGTTGTGACCGACCACTTTCCTGACGCCCCGGTTGACCTGTTGGTCATCGGTGGTGGACCCGCTGGGGCTGCCACCGCCTACTGGGCTGCATCCCACGGTCTCGACGTGGCGGTCGTCGAACGCAAGACGTTTCCCAGGGATAAGACCTGTGGTGACGGTCTCACACCGAGAGCCGTCCACCAACTCGAGGAGATGGGCCTTGGGCCTATCCTCGAGCGGCACCATCGGTTCGACGGCCTCCGGGCCATCGCCCATGGCCGGACCATCGAAATGCCGTGGCCCGACCACACCGTCTACCCGACCTACGGCTATGTCGTTCGACGCTGTGATCTGGACGCCTTTGTGGCCGAGCACGCGGTGACAGCCGGGGCGACCCTCCTCCAGGGCCACGAGGCCGTCCGCCCTATCGACCCACCTGACGGTTCGACGCCGGGCGCCATCGGTGGCGCGATCGTCCTGGATAAGACCACTGACACGGAACGGGCCATCCGGGCCCGCCACGTCGTGGTGGCCGATGGTGCCAACTCGCGCTTCGGCCGGGCACTGGGCACCGTGCGCGATCGGACCTACCCAATGGGAATGGCCATCCGCGGCTACTTCGAGAGCCCGCTTCACGACGACCCGTGGATCGAATCCTCTCTGGACGTCCGTGACCGCGAAGGTAGCGCCATGCCCGGGTACGGCTGGATCTTCCCAGTGGGCAACGGCACCATCAACGTAGGCATCGGCCTACTGTCGACCTTCCGGGATTACAAGCAGGTCAACACCAGCCACCTGTTCGAGGAGTTCGCCTGCACGCTCCCCGAGCACTGGCAGATCGATCCGACGCGACCCATCGCCCCACCCACCGGCGGCCGCCTTCCGATGGCCGGTTCAGTCGGTCCCAAGGCGGGGCCCAACTGGCTAGTGGTCGGGGACGCTGCCGGCTCAGTCAACCCGTTCAACGGTGAGGGCATCGACTACGCCTACGAGACCGGGCGGATGGCCGCTGGCCTGATCGCCGAAGCCGCCGCTCGGGGCGACGATGCCATCTTGGCCCGCTATCCCGACCTACTCGACGAGGAGTATGGCCTGTACTTCAAGGTGTCCCGGCTGTTCGCCAGGGTGATCGGCAACCCGACGCTCATCCGAGAGCTGACCCGGGTTGGGATGCGATCACAGCCGCTCATGGAGTGGGCGTTGCGGATCATGGCCAACCTGATGCGCGACGAGGACCGGGGGGCCGCTGAAGCCGCCTACTCGGCTATCGCCGGCGTCGTCCGTCTGGTCCCCGACCGTCTGGTCGACGCCTGACCCCTCGCTGGATGCCGGTCCCTAAGCGGATTCGAATCCGGGTTGGGACCCGCCTAGCGGCCATGACCGCGGTCCGACGTCAGACCGGGCGAGAATGGTCGACGTGAACGCAGCTCCGAAGGAATCCCCGACCACGTTCCCCTGCTGGCGTGCACTCGCCGACCTCCGAGACGCCGGTCGGCCGACACTCCGGGATCTATTCGCCAGTGACCCGGACCGTGGCGACCGGCTGGGAACGGTGTGCGCTGATCTCTGGATCGACCGGTCGCGCCAACACCTTGACGAAGCCGTCCTCGACGCCCTGGGCCATCTGGCCGACCAACGCGACGTCGTTGGCTTCCTGCGCCGAACGGCCGACGGCGAGGTGGTCAACGGTTCCGAAAAGCGTCCGGCCAGCCATCAAACCCTCCGCCTAGGTCGGGACGCGGCTCCGGCTGACGTCGTGGCCACCCGCGACCGGATGGCCACGTTGGCCACAGCGATCCGGGCCGGTGAGGAGACGGGGGCCACCGGATCCACGATCACCGCCCTGGTCCAACTCGGGATCGGCGGCAGTCACCTGGGGCCAGCACTGGCCGTTGACGCCCTCGCACCGTTCGCCCATCCCGACATCGAGATCCGCTTCTCGTCGAGTGTCGATGCCGACGACCTCGCCGAGGCCCTCGACGGCCTCGATCCGGCATCGACCCTGGTGATCGCCTGCTCGAAGTCGTTCACGACCATTGAGACGTTGACCACATTGGACGGCGCCCTGGCCTGGCTGGCCGGCGGGCTCGGCGACGCGGCCATCAACCATGTGCTCGCGGTGACCGCTGCACCCGAGCGGGCGAAGGCCCTCGGAGTGGACGTCAACCGGATCTATGAAATACCGGTGGCGGTGGGTGGCCGATTCTCACTGGGTTCGGCGGTCGGCCTGCCGGTGATGGTGGCCATCGGCCCCGAAGCCTTCGACGAGATGTTGGACGGCATGCGGGTGGTGGACAATCTGTCGGCCACCGAACCGCCCGATGAAAACGCGGCGATCCAACTGGCCCTCATCGACGTGTGGAACCGGTGTCACCTCGGTAGAAGTTCGCTGGCCGTCGTCCCGTACGCACACCGGCTCCGCCTGTTCGCCCCCTGGCTCCAGCAACTCTCCATGGAGAGCCTCGGCAAGGGCACGTGCGAAAACGAGAGCGATCCGGAGACGCCAACCGGCCCGACGGTGTGGGGTGCAACCGGTACCGATGCCCAGCACGCCTTCTTCCAGCTGCTCCACCAGGGGACCGACGTCATCCCGGTGGACCTCATCGGTGTGATCCAACCGACCGTCGACGATGCCCGGTCCAGCAAGGGTGCTGAGGTTCTGATGACCAACCTGGCGGCCCAGGCCGATGCTCTGGCCTTCGGACGGACGGCTGACGAGGTGCGGGCCGACGGGGTCGACGAGGCGCTGGTGGCCCACCGGACGTTCCCCGGCAACCGACCATCGACAGCCATCCTCCTCTCCGAGCTCACGCCTTCGACGCTCGGCCAGTTGATCGCTCTCTACGAGAACCGCACGGTGGCCATGGCCGCCGTGCTGGGCATCAACCCCTTTGACCAGTGGGGTGTCGAGCTGGGCAAGAAGATGGCGCTCGACCTGGCTAATGGATCAGCCCCCGAATCGGCCCTGCTGCGACGAGCCCGGGCGCTTCGCGACTCCTAACCGGGCGCCGGTCGGAAACTCGCCTCAGACAAGGGAGGCGACGGCAGCGGACGCGGCATCAGCCGCGATCTCGATGGTCTCATCAACCACCGCGTCGTCATGGGAGAGGCTCGGAAACAACGCCTCGTATGCCCCGGGAGCCAGGGCTACGCCCCGCTCCAGCAGGGCGTGGAATACCTTCGAGTACCGGCCGTTG
Coding sequences within:
- a CDS encoding cytochrome c — translated: MTDIPEHLLKRAQAAKAKATGSEAPAADTPAEAAAAAPATKAPAAAPAAPAVETPLAPVAPYVAAANARKKIPWWATSGLLLLPIWAISYVGTLERPPQEATGVLAEGSHVYEVRCASCHGATGAGGSGYALDNGEVLVTFPTAAAHIEWVAKGSDGFGLGNTYGDATRGRIVEGGMPGWADVLTTEELIGVVLHERARMSGSADDAALAEAIDHAVDNGDLDLHGHLDPSTVTSDEIQAILDSVAHEDDGGH
- a CDS encoding geranylgeranyl reductase family protein, yielding MTDHFPDAPVDLLVIGGGPAGAATAYWAASHGLDVAVVERKTFPRDKTCGDGLTPRAVHQLEEMGLGPILERHHRFDGLRAIAHGRTIEMPWPDHTVYPTYGYVVRRCDLDAFVAEHAVTAGATLLQGHEAVRPIDPPDGSTPGAIGGAIVLDKTTDTERAIRARHVVVADGANSRFGRALGTVRDRTYPMGMAIRGYFESPLHDDPWIESSLDVRDREGSAMPGYGWIFPVGNGTINVGIGLLSTFRDYKQVNTSHLFEEFACTLPEHWQIDPTRPIAPPTGGRLPMAGSVGPKAGPNWLVVGDAAGSVNPFNGEGIDYAYETGRMAAGLIAEAAARGDDAILARYPDLLDEEYGLYFKVSRLFARVIGNPTLIRELTRVGMRSQPLMEWALRIMANLMRDEDRGAAEAAYSAIAGVVRLVPDRLVDA
- the pgi gene encoding glucose-6-phosphate isomerase is translated as MNAAPKESPTTFPCWRALADLRDAGRPTLRDLFASDPDRGDRLGTVCADLWIDRSRQHLDEAVLDALGHLADQRDVVGFLRRTADGEVVNGSEKRPASHQTLRLGRDAAPADVVATRDRMATLATAIRAGEETGATGSTITALVQLGIGGSHLGPALAVDALAPFAHPDIEIRFSSSVDADDLAEALDGLDPASTLVIACSKSFTTIETLTTLDGALAWLAGGLGDAAINHVLAVTAAPERAKALGVDVNRIYEIPVAVGGRFSLGSAVGLPVMVAIGPEAFDEMLDGMRVVDNLSATEPPDENAAIQLALIDVWNRCHLGRSSLAVVPYAHRLRLFAPWLQQLSMESLGKGTCENESDPETPTGPTVWGATGTDAQHAFFQLLHQGTDVIPVDLIGVIQPTVDDARSSKGAEVLMTNLAAQADALAFGRTADEVRADGVDEALVAHRTFPGNRPSTAILLSELTPSTLGQLIALYENRTVAMAAVLGINPFDQWGVELGKKMALDLANGSAPESALLRRARALRDS